From a region of the Chrysemys picta bellii isolate R12L10 chromosome 7, ASM1138683v2, whole genome shotgun sequence genome:
- the LOC135972746 gene encoding maestro heat-like repeat-containing protein family member 1: MTPAVEPELESHLLRAALHAVFTLGMEKDTAQVQDLPRVLPDLLDAMLGNLLAESPDTDRLHYILEHINYWIVSRVPRERARAVKSSTALLRFTITLPEFDNSAEFPRMGHHVAQLALSVSDPAKDISRQAREGVYRLYQLLLHQRGKEPSWEMAPARRVRLGPQPISLRLTPAGG; encoded by the exons atgacacctgccgtggagccagagctggagagccacctcctccgagctgccctgcacgccgtcttcaccctgggcatggagaaggacaccgcccaagtgcag gatctgcctagggtcttgccagacctcctggacgccatgctggggaacctgctggcagagtccccagacaccgacaggctccactacatcttggag cacattaactactggatcgtgtccagggtgccgcgagagagagccagggccgttaagagcagcacggccctgctcagattcaccatcaccctccctgagtttgac aactcagcggaattccccaggatgggtcaccacgtggcacagctggctctgtccgtcagtgacccagccaaggacatcagccggcaggccagggagggggtttaccggctctaccagctgctgctgcaccagaggggtaaggaacccagctgggaaatggcacccgctagaagagtgagactgggaccccagccaatttctctcagactgaccccggctggaggatga